One Moorella sp. E308F DNA segment encodes these proteins:
- the tnpB gene encoding IS66 family insertion sequence element accessory protein TnpB (TnpB, as the term is used for proteins encoded by IS66 family insertion elements, is considered an accessory protein, since TnpC, encoded by a neighboring gene, is a DDE family transposase.), with amino-acid sequence MLNEVGIDRVYLACGATDLRKSIDGLAVLVKEGFELDPFSSCLFVFCNRKRDKLKILHWEHNGFWLYYRRLEKGKFIWPQDTTSSTITISRRELRWLLDGLPLNQPKAHPEVKARTIL; translated from the coding sequence ATGCTAAACGAAGTGGGTATCGACCGGGTTTACCTCGCCTGCGGCGCAACAGACTTGCGCAAATCTATTGACGGCCTGGCGGTACTGGTCAAGGAAGGCTTCGAATTAGACCCTTTTTCTTCTTGCCTTTTTGTCTTCTGCAACCGTAAGAGGGACAAACTAAAGATCCTCCACTGGGAGCACAACGGGTTTTGGCTTTATTACCGCCGGCTGGAGAAGGGGAAATTCATATGGCCGCAAGACACTACTTCTTCCACCATCACCATAAGCCGCCGGGAGTTGCGCTGGTTGCTTGACGGCCTTCCCTTAAACCAGCCTAAAGCCCATCCTGAGGTAAAAGCGCGCACCATCTTGTAA
- a CDS encoding DUF4160 domain-containing protein, which yields MPTICEFLGCKVYMFYQDHSPPHIHVIGKGFRAALSIPDGKVLAGTLPRRVQGVAKMWVRQEAAALMQNWLRAEAGEVLQQVKPPGGR from the coding sequence TTGCCAACGATATGCGAATTTCTCGGCTGTAAAGTCTATATGTTCTACCAAGATCATTCTCCGCCACATATTCATGTCATAGGTAAAGGATTTCGGGCGGCACTTTCAATACCAGATGGGAAAGTACTGGCGGGAACCCTTCCCCGGCGTGTTCAGGGAGTAGCAAAAATGTGGGTAAGACAGGAAGCCGCGGCGTTAATGCAAAACTGGCTGAGGGCAGAAGCTGGCGAGGTATTACAGCAAGTAAAACCTCCAGGAGGACGGTGA
- the tnpA gene encoding IS66 family insertion sequence element accessory protein TnpA codes for MTRAELQQLWEARIAEYRESGQSVKEWCASHEGISPRQLWYWLRKFKNQTPTPPELSNRWLPVEISEQGSQKQALLVKIGPASIEVRPGFDPALLTQVVQVLMALC; via the coding sequence ATGACCAGAGCCGAATTACAGCAACTGTGGGAAGCTCGCATAGCCGAATACAGGGAAAGCGGGCAAAGCGTTAAAGAATGGTGCGCCTCTCATGAGGGCATTAGCCCCAGGCAGTTATGGTACTGGCTGCGAAAGTTTAAGAACCAAACCCCAACTCCTCCGGAGCTTTCCAACCGGTGGCTGCCGGTAGAAATAAGTGAGCAAGGTTCCCAAAAGCAGGCCCTACTGGTCAAAATAGGACCGGCCAGCATCGAGGTAAGACCCGGCTTTGACCCGGCCTTACTCACCCAGGTAGTACAGGTGCTGATGGCGTTATGCTAA
- the tnpC gene encoding IS66 family transposase, producing the protein MNTAKSLATMTIEELQSHCLQLEEQCRQLEQQNAELTAKLNWFMEQFRLSKKRQFGSSSERTEALKEQQLLLFNEAEVEARPEEAEPDLETITYQRRKTRGRREMNLEDLSVEVVEHRLPEEERVCPCCGGPLHEMSTEVRQELKIIPAQVKVVQHVRYVYSCRRCEKEEITTPVITAPMPAPVLPGSPVSPSLLSYIMTQKYGAGLPLYRQEQQFKSWGIDLSRQTMANWVLHGANTYLTLIYDRLHEHLLKRDILHADETTLQVLHEPGREPTTKSFLWLYRTGRDGPPIVLYDYQTTRAGKHPRRFLKGFKGYLHVDGYEGYNGLSEVTLVGCWAHARRKFDEALKALPEEKRHAAVTAREGLEFCNRLFAIERELKDKTPEERYQIRQERSRPVLDEFLAWLKKQKPQVLPKSAFGRAVYYCLGQWDKLVAFLQDGRLEIDNNCSERSIKPFVIGRKNWLFANTPRGAKASAIVYSIIETAKENGLNPFHYLTYLFERLPNLDPQDKEALEQLLPWSETLPPICRMNN; encoded by the coding sequence ATGAACACTGCTAAGTCTCTTGCTACCATGACCATAGAAGAGCTGCAAAGCCACTGCCTTCAGCTGGAAGAGCAGTGTAGGCAGCTGGAACAACAAAATGCCGAACTGACCGCTAAATTAAACTGGTTTATGGAGCAGTTCCGTTTAAGCAAGAAGCGTCAATTCGGTTCTTCCAGCGAGCGGACTGAAGCACTAAAAGAGCAACAGCTTTTGCTTTTTAATGAGGCGGAAGTGGAAGCCCGGCCGGAGGAAGCTGAGCCGGATTTGGAGACCATCACCTACCAGCGCCGTAAGACGCGCGGCCGCCGGGAGATGAACCTGGAAGATTTATCGGTTGAGGTGGTAGAACACCGCCTACCGGAAGAGGAGCGGGTCTGCCCGTGTTGCGGTGGCCCTTTACATGAAATGAGCACCGAGGTACGGCAAGAGCTCAAAATTATCCCGGCCCAGGTGAAAGTGGTTCAGCACGTGCGCTACGTCTATTCTTGCCGCCGCTGTGAGAAAGAAGAAATAACTACCCCGGTTATCACAGCGCCCATGCCTGCTCCTGTACTTCCGGGAAGCCCGGTATCTCCCTCCCTTCTTAGCTACATCATGACCCAGAAATACGGGGCAGGATTACCCCTTTACCGCCAGGAGCAGCAGTTTAAAAGTTGGGGTATAGACCTTTCCCGGCAGACCATGGCCAACTGGGTGCTCCATGGAGCTAACACCTACTTAACCCTTATTTACGACCGTCTCCATGAACACCTGCTCAAAAGAGACATTCTCCATGCCGATGAGACCACGTTGCAGGTACTTCATGAACCGGGAAGAGAGCCTACCACCAAATCATTTCTCTGGCTTTACCGCACGGGGCGGGACGGTCCCCCCATCGTCCTCTACGACTACCAGACCACCCGGGCCGGCAAACACCCCCGCCGGTTTCTAAAAGGTTTTAAGGGTTATTTGCATGTTGACGGCTATGAAGGCTACAATGGACTTTCAGAGGTCACCCTGGTGGGCTGCTGGGCCCATGCCCGGCGCAAGTTTGACGAAGCCTTAAAAGCCCTGCCGGAGGAAAAACGCCATGCAGCAGTGACAGCCCGGGAGGGGCTGGAGTTCTGCAACCGGCTTTTTGCCATAGAGCGCGAGCTTAAAGACAAAACCCCGGAAGAACGATATCAAATCCGGCAGGAGCGCAGCCGGCCCGTGCTGGACGAATTTTTAGCCTGGCTTAAGAAGCAGAAACCGCAGGTGCTGCCCAAAAGTGCCTTTGGGCGGGCGGTTTACTATTGCCTGGGCCAATGGGATAAACTTGTCGCCTTTTTACAAGACGGGCGTTTAGAAATTGATAACAACTGCAGCGAGCGTTCTATAAAGCCCTTCGTCATTGGGCGTAAGAACTGGTTATTTGCCAACACTCCGCGGGGTGCTAAAGCCAGCGCTATTGTCTACAGCATAATAGAAACAGCCAAGGAAAACGGGTTGAACCCTTTCCACTACCTTACCTACCTCTTCGAAAGGTTGCCCAACCTGGACCCGCAGGATAAAGAAGCCCTGGAACAACTCCTGCCGTGGTCGGAAACTCTGCCCCCCATTTGCCGGATGAATAATTAA
- a CDS encoding type IA DNA topoisomerase, whose translation MGYLPEKHRRNLQGHKWFREKQDRLQDKQEAENLTKQISTGGIVEKIEQKEAREQPPQLFNLNDLQKEANKKYGLTAQKTLDAAQALYEKHKLLTYPRTDSRHLTTALVRDTLAGRLEALTGIPDYAGLVPKNLPQLGKRYVDDSKVSDHHALIPTASRPDLSKLSPAEQKVYDLVVRRFLAIFYPDARYAVTRVVTAAGGEKFLSQGRVELDLGWKAVYGRQEEGEAESKDEESQALPQLAESEEVAVQGVEVKAKQTRPPQRYTEATLLAAMENAGRLVEDKEMADTLKAAGGIGTPATRAAIIERLIQVGYLRREKKNLLPTAKGETLIGLVPKEVKSVELTARWEEGLKEIEEGQRDFNEWLEGIKNFTTEVVRMAREQEATPGAEPDREVLGRCPLCGREVMEYPKSYSCSGYKEGCKFAIWKEIAGKKITANQAKELLQRGKTGVIKGFKSKTGKKFYAALTLGEGGKVNFEFAERNGETLGKCPLCGKDVTESQKGYCCSGWKEGCKFVIWKEIAGKKITAGQAKEMLQKGRTGMIKGFKSKNGKEFDAALILGKDGKVGFDFDKEQNRRENA comes from the coding sequence ATGGGCTACCTTCCGGAAAAGCACCGGCGAAACCTACAGGGGCACAAATGGTTCCGGGAAAAGCAGGACCGGCTGCAGGACAAGCAAGAAGCCGAGAACCTGACTAAACAGATAAGCACCGGCGGGATAGTCGAAAAGATAGAGCAGAAAGAGGCCCGGGAACAGCCTCCGCAGCTGTTCAATCTAAACGACCTCCAGAAAGAAGCTAACAAAAAATACGGCCTCACCGCCCAGAAAACCCTGGACGCGGCCCAGGCCCTGTATGAAAAACACAAGCTCCTAACCTACCCCCGCACCGACAGCCGCCACTTAACGACGGCTCTGGTCCGGGATACCCTGGCAGGACGACTGGAAGCCCTGACCGGCATACCTGACTACGCCGGCCTGGTCCCTAAAAACTTGCCTCAGCTGGGCAAGCGTTACGTGGACGACAGCAAAGTCAGCGACCACCACGCCCTCATCCCCACGGCCTCACGTCCCGATCTAAGCAAATTAAGCCCGGCTGAACAAAAAGTATACGACCTGGTAGTGCGCCGCTTCCTGGCCATCTTTTACCCGGACGCCCGGTACGCCGTGACTAGAGTAGTTACCGCCGCCGGCGGCGAGAAATTTTTATCCCAGGGCAGGGTGGAACTGGATCTGGGCTGGAAGGCCGTCTACGGCCGGCAGGAAGAAGGCGAAGCAGAAAGCAAAGACGAAGAAAGCCAGGCCCTCCCCCAGCTGGCGGAAAGCGAAGAAGTCGCCGTACAGGGGGTAGAAGTAAAGGCGAAGCAGACCAGGCCGCCCCAGCGCTATACCGAAGCAACCCTCCTGGCGGCCATGGAGAACGCCGGCCGCCTGGTGGAGGACAAAGAGATGGCTGATACTCTGAAGGCCGCCGGCGGCATCGGCACCCCCGCCACCAGGGCGGCAATTATCGAGCGCCTTATCCAGGTCGGCTATCTCCGGCGGGAAAAGAAAAACCTGCTGCCTACCGCCAAGGGCGAAACCCTTATCGGCCTGGTGCCGAAGGAGGTGAAGTCAGTCGAATTAACAGCCCGATGGGAGGAAGGGTTAAAAGAGATCGAGGAAGGACAGCGCGACTTTAATGAATGGCTGGAAGGAATAAAAAACTTCACCACGGAGGTGGTACGAATGGCCAGGGAACAGGAAGCCACCCCGGGGGCCGAGCCTGACCGGGAAGTCCTGGGGCGGTGCCCCCTATGCGGACGGGAGGTGATGGAATACCCAAAAAGCTACAGCTGCAGCGGCTACAAAGAAGGCTGCAAATTTGCCATCTGGAAAGAAATCGCCGGCAAAAAAATAACGGCCAACCAGGCTAAGGAACTACTGCAGAGAGGGAAAACCGGGGTAATCAAAGGCTTTAAGTCTAAAACCGGCAAAAAGTTCTACGCCGCCCTGACCCTGGGGGAAGGGGGCAAAGTTAACTTTGAATTTGCCGAAAGGAATGGCGAAACCCTGGGGAAATGTCCGCTTTGCGGTAAAGACGTTACCGAGTCCCAGAAAGGATACTGCTGTTCCGGCTGGAAAGAAGGCTGCAAGTTTGTCATCTGGAAAGAAATCGCCGGTAAAAAGATTACCGCCGGCCAGGCGAAGGAGATGTTGCAAAAAGGCAGGACCGGGATGATTAAAGGCTTTAAATCCAAAAACGGCAAGGAATTCGATGCAGCACTTATATTGGGTAAGGACGGGAAAGTAGGATTCGATTTTGACAAAGAACAAAACAGGAGGGAGAACGCATGA
- a CDS encoding DUF2442 domain-containing protein, translating to MLREIKSAYPVKDYHLILEFDNGEYKVVDLRQFLKGPVFEPLKDPSYFKQVKVDHEAGTVTWPNGADLDPDVLYSRSLPLRLPGEDIAQG from the coding sequence ATGTTACGGGAAATTAAAAGCGCTTATCCAGTTAAAGACTACCACCTTATTCTGGAATTTGATAACGGCGAATACAAAGTTGTTGACCTGCGTCAATTCCTGAAAGGGCCAGTATTTGAACCTCTTAAAGATCCAAGTTATTTTAAACAGGTAAAGGTAGACCATGAGGCAGGGACAGTTACCTGGCCCAATGGCGCAGATTTGGATCCGGACGTGTTATATAGCCGGAGCCTCCCTTTAAGATTACCAGGGGAAGATATAGCCCAAGGATAG
- a CDS encoding toprim domain-containing protein produces the protein MQALKDTCEPFRRVSRREPCPICGKTDWCGINSRLAVCMRVKSDYPVSNGGWLHKLAPGVVKEEVYSPAGTNPAAPIATRNRVYRAFLSCLHLLPEHKKDLLRRGLSEEEIKRNGYKSVPSPAERWRLCKELKERGYDLAGVPGFYQARGRYGGHYWTFKAPPGYFIPVRDSEGRIQALQVRLDQPDGTGKYRFFSTPNKTSGSSSGAPCHVVRPEELKDRRVWVTEGPLKADIASRYLGSVFIGVAGAGNWRPAVEAIQELGAREVVIAYDRDKNLKDAVRRAERELKVNLRRKGIRVFIASWNQEKGIDDALVSGCEITVKEERGV, from the coding sequence ATGCAGGCGTTAAAGGATACCTGCGAGCCTTTCCGGCGGGTTTCCCGCCGGGAACCCTGCCCTATCTGCGGCAAAACCGACTGGTGCGGGATTAACTCCCGCCTGGCGGTATGTATGAGGGTCAAGAGCGATTACCCCGTAAGCAACGGCGGCTGGCTGCATAAGCTGGCCCCGGGTGTGGTAAAAGAAGAAGTCTATTCGCCAGCGGGAACCAACCCTGCGGCGCCAATTGCAACAAGGAATCGCGTCTACCGGGCTTTTTTAAGTTGCCTACACCTGCTGCCGGAGCATAAAAAAGATCTGTTGCGGCGCGGTTTATCCGAAGAAGAAATCAAAAGAAACGGTTATAAAAGCGTACCATCGCCAGCGGAGCGCTGGCGGCTATGCAAAGAGCTAAAGGAACGAGGATACGACCTGGCCGGCGTCCCGGGCTTCTATCAGGCCCGGGGCCGCTATGGCGGCCATTACTGGACCTTTAAAGCGCCGCCGGGATATTTTATCCCGGTCCGCGACAGCGAGGGCCGCATCCAGGCGTTGCAGGTACGACTGGATCAACCGGACGGGACCGGCAAGTACCGGTTTTTCAGCACCCCCAATAAAACCAGCGGTTCCTCATCCGGTGCCCCTTGCCATGTGGTACGGCCGGAGGAACTAAAAGACCGCCGGGTCTGGGTGACTGAAGGGCCGCTTAAAGCCGACATCGCCTCCCGATATCTGGGTTCCGTTTTTATCGGTGTTGCCGGCGCCGGCAACTGGCGCCCGGCGGTAGAGGCAATCCAGGAACTGGGAGCAAGGGAAGTTGTAATAGCCTATGACCGAGATAAGAACTTGAAAGACGCCGTAAGGCGTGCGGAAAGAGAATTAAAGGTAAATTTGAGAAGAAAAGGCATAAGAGTATTTATAGCCTCCTGGAATCAGGAAAAGGGAATTGACGACGCCCTGGTTTCGGGATGCGAAATAACGGTAAAAGAAGAAAGGGGAGTGTAA
- a CDS encoding JAB domain-containing protein — protein MVKENTIPYETQRLLGPLEAVPLFRKLLGGRDRECMAAIHLNCKNRINSVEIVSIGTLNSSPAHPREVFKGAILANAAAIVLGHNHPSGDPTPSKEDIEVTRRLVEAGNILGIQVLDHIIIADDGWVSLKERLLMPIMPA, from the coding sequence ATGGTAAAAGAAAACACCATACCCTATGAGACGCAAAGGCTCTTAGGGCCATTAGAGGCGGTCCCTTTGTTCAGAAAGCTTTTGGGCGGAAGGGACAGGGAGTGCATGGCAGCTATCCACCTGAATTGCAAGAACAGGATCAACAGCGTTGAGATCGTTAGTATCGGCACCCTGAATTCATCACCGGCCCATCCCCGGGAAGTGTTCAAAGGGGCTATCCTGGCCAACGCGGCAGCGATAGTCCTGGGGCACAACCACCCCAGCGGCGACCCCACCCCCAGCAAAGAAGATATCGAGGTTACCCGGCGGCTGGTGGAAGCTGGCAATATCCTGGGGATACAAGTCTTAGACCATATCATTATAGCGGATGACGGTTGGGTGTCATTAAAAGAAAGGCTATTGATGCCAATAATGCCAGCATAA
- a CDS encoding phage integrase N-terminal domain-containing protein, with amino-acid sequence MLRIQWKPTGNEAYDRLLGQFVERVARYARGGSIQTRVRKYERYRAFLRFLAAQFEPQDIRNIQPRHVAAYIAHRRQAGVQEKTILAEVSIIRWWHNQIPWRKYEMPDNKTLFELEEKLDDKTYCEEVRYRYKITHSRRRRLISQSRNPVRESLPAGR; translated from the coding sequence ATGTTACGCATCCAGTGGAAGCCGACCGGCAATGAAGCTTATGACAGGCTCCTCGGGCAATTTGTAGAACGGGTGGCCAGGTATGCGCGGGGCGGTTCTATCCAGACGAGAGTGAGGAAGTATGAACGCTACCGCGCCTTTTTGCGCTTTTTAGCGGCTCAATTCGAACCCCAGGACATCCGCAACATCCAGCCGCGCCATGTAGCGGCCTATATCGCCCACCGCCGCCAGGCGGGGGTGCAGGAAAAGACGATCCTGGCCGAAGTATCAATCATCAGGTGGTGGCACAACCAGATCCCCTGGCGCAAATACGAAATGCCGGATAACAAGACCCTGTTTGAACTGGAGGAGAAATTGGATGACAAAACGTACTGCGAAGAAGTCCGGTACCGGTATAAAATCACCCACTCCCGGAGGCGGCGGCTTATTTCACAATCTCGAAATCCAGTTCGAGAAAGTCTACCGGCAGGCCGTTAA
- a CDS encoding ArdC-like ssDNA-binding domain-containing protein, whose product MKYDTEKTREALNRLLAMFANGDLPPAVARTLIRPQGGQGKPSDTWSLGNRLLMYLAGTEDARGFHQWQEAGRRVKKGAKAFHILAPCTVKKIVKVTDPETGEEREEERRVIVGFRFIPVFRYEDTEGKPLPEVKYDPPEPPPLQEVAKAFGVQEIIYAPGDGGSYGFYSWSNGKKIVLHTHDVKTWFHELGHAIHHTFRPLQGGQVPEQEIVAEVFAATMCEVHGVRGYHQYSWEYINHYAEGNPQEALKAIFRVLADVEECLRKVFTAKQARKEEVAA is encoded by the coding sequence ATGAAGTACGATACCGAGAAAACCAGGGAAGCCTTAAACCGTTTACTGGCCATGTTCGCGAACGGCGACCTACCCCCTGCCGTGGCCAGGACCCTGATTCGGCCCCAAGGCGGTCAGGGCAAACCGAGCGACACCTGGAGCCTGGGTAATCGGCTGCTGATGTACTTAGCCGGCACTGAAGACGCCCGGGGTTTCCATCAGTGGCAGGAAGCGGGGCGCAGGGTTAAAAAAGGCGCTAAAGCCTTTCACATCCTTGCCCCTTGTACGGTCAAAAAGATCGTTAAGGTCACCGACCCGGAAACTGGCGAAGAGCGCGAAGAAGAACGCAGGGTAATCGTGGGATTCCGGTTCATCCCGGTATTCCGCTACGAAGATACCGAGGGCAAACCCTTGCCGGAGGTAAAATACGACCCTCCCGAACCCCCACCGCTGCAAGAAGTGGCGAAGGCCTTCGGGGTGCAGGAAATCATCTATGCGCCTGGAGACGGCGGGTCTTACGGCTTTTACTCCTGGAGCAACGGCAAGAAGATTGTCCTCCACACCCACGACGTGAAAACATGGTTCCACGAACTGGGCCACGCCATCCACCACACCTTCCGCCCCCTGCAGGGCGGCCAGGTGCCGGAACAGGAAATAGTGGCCGAAGTGTTCGCGGCCACCATGTGCGAGGTCCACGGCGTAAGAGGGTACCACCAGTACAGTTGGGAGTATATAAACCACTATGCTGAAGGAAACCCGCAGGAAGCGTTAAAAGCCATTTTCCGCGTCCTAGCTGACGTGGAAGAATGCTTAAGAAAAGTATTTACGGCTAAACAAGCCCGAAAAGAAGAGGTAGCGGCATAA
- a CDS encoding type II toxin-antitoxin system PemK/MazF family toxin, whose amino-acid sequence MIAEIPYADEGGGKTRPALVLSSYEHNQNRRDLVVAKISGTGAFSSWDVRINKWPEAGLMKPSKVVCDHITVVSKASAIVIGHIDTGTLAGVKKKVGLLLSL is encoded by the coding sequence GTGATCGCTGAAATCCCATATGCGGATGAAGGCGGCGGCAAGACCAGGCCCGCCCTGGTACTGAGCTCGTATGAGCACAACCAGAACAGGCGGGACCTGGTGGTCGCCAAAATCTCCGGCACCGGAGCTTTCAGTTCCTGGGATGTAAGAATAAATAAATGGCCGGAAGCGGGCCTGATGAAACCTTCCAAGGTGGTCTGCGACCATATCACGGTGGTTTCCAAGGCATCGGCAATAGTAATCGGGCATATTGATACTGGAACCCTTGCCGGGGTCAAAAAGAAAGTTGGCCTGCTTTTGAGCTTATAG
- a CDS encoding tyrosine-type recombinase/integrase, translating into MTKRTAKKSGTGIKSPTPGGGGLFHNLEIQFEKVYRQAVKDTQGKVSIKTHFRYRDSMKKFLSFCATRFRLQNLRNISDKHLEAYIDYRRGNETSEKTIKSDLAAVRFFHRYIEGARFQLSGNEKFGLASTPDGRADRAWSDGEYKKMIALAERLDRPEVALAMRLARYAGLRVHEIARLSRKDAEQALATGMLHVKGKGGKERDIPLTTEAAAALKEACEMAVSENDKLLVPPGEKTHLVIKRIQNFIRRHRDKVMESGKEVNITFHGLRHAYAREQFRVKVGEVKKIRRALAEVSEKLGHNRPEVTKIYLGSEWKR; encoded by the coding sequence ATGACAAAACGTACTGCGAAGAAGTCCGGTACCGGTATAAAATCACCCACTCCCGGAGGCGGCGGCTTATTTCACAATCTCGAAATCCAGTTCGAGAAAGTCTACCGGCAGGCCGTTAAAGATACCCAGGGCAAGGTAAGCATAAAGACCCATTTTCGTTACCGGGACAGCATGAAAAAATTCCTTTCATTTTGCGCCACCAGGTTCCGGTTGCAAAACCTGCGGAATATCAGCGACAAGCACCTGGAGGCCTACATCGATTACCGCCGCGGGAATGAAACAAGCGAGAAAACGATAAAAAGCGACCTGGCGGCGGTCAGATTCTTTCACCGCTATATCGAGGGCGCTAGGTTTCAGCTGTCTGGGAACGAAAAATTCGGCCTGGCTTCAACCCCGGACGGCCGGGCAGACCGGGCTTGGAGCGACGGCGAATATAAGAAGATGATAGCCCTGGCGGAAAGACTGGATCGGCCGGAGGTGGCCCTGGCCATGCGCCTGGCCAGGTATGCCGGGCTGAGGGTGCACGAAATTGCCCGCCTGTCCCGGAAAGACGCTGAACAGGCCCTGGCTACCGGCATGTTGCATGTGAAGGGCAAAGGCGGGAAAGAACGCGATATCCCCTTGACGACGGAAGCAGCCGCGGCCTTAAAAGAAGCCTGTGAAATGGCGGTAAGTGAAAACGACAAACTCCTTGTACCCCCCGGAGAAAAAACCCATCTGGTTATTAAGCGGATCCAGAATTTCATCCGCCGGCACCGGGATAAGGTAATGGAATCAGGAAAGGAGGTCAACATTACTTTTCACGGCCTGCGGCACGCTTACGCCCGGGAGCAGTTCCGGGTAAAGGTGGGCGAGGTGAAGAAAATAAGGCGAGCCCTGGCGGAAGTATCGGAAAAACTGGGTCACAACCGGCCAGAAGTTACAAAAATTTACCTGGGATCGGAGTGGAAAAGATAA